In the Cylindrospermopsis raciborskii Cr2010 genome, GATTCCTCGGAGACTTTCATTAATTTCCCGGTTAAAAGGTATTTTTTCTTCATTGGCTAATTTTTGCCAAGACTGGTAGTGATATTCACAAGTGTCTATCAACACTCCATCCAAATCAGAAATAATCCCCCCTATGGGACGAGATTTTTTTTGAGTAACTATTCCTGGGTGTAAATCAAAATTATGCCATTCACCATTCCAGTATAATTTAAACTGTAATCTTGTCCAACCTGGGGGTAAATGGGGATAAGCAACGGGTTGATCATCGATAAATTGAATACCTCCAAAAGCAAAAACTACAGTTTGCCAAACAGCACCTGCGCTAGCGCCATGAATACCATCTATGGTACTTCCCATAATTTCTTCTAAACCTAACATTGCTGTTTGCATAAATTTTTGATATGCTTCATCGGATCTAGCTAAGTCCGTCGCTAAAACATGGTAGCGATAATTTAGTAGATTACGAGCTATGACTGGTTGGGTAAAAATCAGAAATGGCAAGATAAAAATTTCTGTGTCCCAAGACACATGACTGTGGTAGAAAAAAGCGGAGATGGTTTTAGCTGGTATGGTGACCTTCTCATCGTAATGAGAAACAGCAGTTAGCATTTGAAAAATATTATAACGGATAGCAAAAGCTGCTTTACTATCCCCCTCAATCAAAATATCACTTTGTTGCCAAATTTGATTCCATTCTTGTTGATTAGCATTATGTAAGGTAACGTAGTCTGGAAGATAATAGAGTTTAGACTTTGCAGCTAATAGTGGATCTGGAACATCTCTTGAGGTAAATAGGGTGATAATCTTCTCAATGGTGATGGTCTGATTTGGTGAGCACCTAAAAGTTGCACTAATACTGGGATAACTAGGAGCAGCATTGACTTGCGAATGGCCCTCTACTCCCAAAAGATTAATTTTTCCCGCTATTCCCATATCAAGTCGACTTTGACGATTACGACTGTGTAACCAGAATCCCTGGTCCAGCTTTCCTTGATCTAGTCGTTCCCAATGATTAAATTCCCTATTTTCTGGATACCCATTAATCCCACTTTGCAATTCAATTCTCCCATCAAAGTCTAAGAAAGTTAAAGTGCAACGTTGACATAGCACATGCTGATCTGCCATGCTGGCAAATCTTTCAAGATAGATATCTATAGTTTTACCACTGGGACTGCGCCATTGTAAAGAACGACTCAGAATTCCTTGGCGCAAATCAAGTTCCCGATTGTACTGTAGTATTGTACCTTGATCTAGACCAAAGCGATCGCCCTCAATTGTAATTACTAATGGTAGACAATCTGGACAGTTAGCCATTTCTGTGTAAAGGGGGGGAATAGGATCATAAACCCCATGAATAAAGGTAGCAGGTGAAGCACAAGGATAACCTTCTTCAAAACTACCTCGTATCCCTAGGTAACCATTACCAATAGTGAAAATAGTTTCTCTGGTATGTAGTTGTTCTGGTCTAAAATTAGTTTCAATTAAAATCCAATCTGTGTAGATAAAATCTTGATTTTTTTCCATTTTTTAGTCAAAAATTGCTTTTTTAGGATCATTATCTTCAGGAGCAATAAAATTCAAACAATGAACGTTTTTGCTAACAAAATGACTGATAAGCTGAATATATAGAAGCTTTCTATTTAAGTGGGGAGGCACAATTATTTGTAGGATGGGTTAGCGGTAGGTAACCCATGCGGGTGTTGGGTTTCATACTTCAACCCAACCTACGTTGATCTTATATTTAATTCCGCTCACCCACTTACATTGACTCAATGTAAATAAATTACTAAAGTAATTGCATCTGACTCAAGTATGAAAATATTACTTCCTGAAATAATTCTTGAAGTATAAGCTTGAGGATTGTGACCTTTGATATAATTTGCCAGAGTGGCTAAAAAAAACCAAAAAACATAGTATTCTACATATCATCACAATTGTTTTCCTATTAAATCAAGACTTCTCTTGAATGGCTAAATCTTTCACCTAAGAATTTAGACCAATATCCGACCAAAATAATATCAGGGTTATTATGAACTACTCCACTTCTTCCACTAGTAATTTCGAAAGTCCCATTACCCCAGAAGAACTCAATCACATACTTACTGCTATTTCTAATGGTAGATATTCTTGGGCTTGTGTCCTTATTTTAAGATCTATGGGTTATAACCCGCTTCACTATATACCTCAGCGTACCTATAGTCGAATCGCTAAAGAAAACAACTCAGTAGTCACCACAGCTATTTCCACCCCACAAGAAGTATTGGAGACCATCAATAGTCATTCTTAACAACCTCCGGTAAAAACCTATGAAATCTTTTGGTGCGAAACCCCTATATAATCTGCTTGGGCGATCGCACTAATTTTACATTAAATTACTCTCTATCCTCACAAGTTCCTCAACTTTTTCTTATATCCTAAAAGGGAATCTGGGAATATTAATGCCTACACGGTATTACATATATCTATTAAGCACGTATGTTTACTAAAGTCAATAATCAATTAGGTTAGGGAATTATGCCCGAAAATAAAGGTAAAAATCAAATCCACGGCATAATAGATGGTAACGAAGCAGTTGCTAGAGTTACTTATCCACTGAATGAGGTGATTGCCATCTATCCAATTACACCATCTTCACCCATGGCCGAATCCTCCGATGGATGGATGAGTGATAACCGACCAAATGTTTGGGGGATTGTTCCCACGGTGGTACAGTTACAAAGTGAAGGTGGTGTTGCGGGTGCTGTACATGGAGCTTTACAAACCGGTTCCCTGACCACCACATTTACTGCTTCCCAGGGATTAATGCTAATGATCCCCAATATGTATAAAATTGCTGGTGAACTTACCTCCACCGTATTCCACGTCGCAGCGCGATCGCTCGCAGCGCAAGCATTATCAATTTTTGGGGATCATAGCGATGTCATGGCTACCAGAAGCACTGGTTTTGCCATGTTATGTGCAGCATCAGTGCAGGAAGCACAGGATTTGGCAGTGATTTCTACCCGCACCAGTTTAGAGTCTCGCATACCGTTTCTACACTTTTTTGATGGTTTTCGCACTTCCCACGAGGTAAATAAAATAGAAATCCTCACCAATGAGGAGTTAAAAAGTTTCATTCCCATAGAGTTAGTTATAGCCCATCGTAAAAGAGCTTTAACACCTGATAATCCAGTATTAAGGGGAACTGCCCAAAATCCTGATGTTTACTTTCAAGCAAGGGAAACAGTGAATCCATTTTACTTAGCTTGTCCGGACATTACCCAAAGAGTAATGGATGAGTTTGGTCAAATGACAGGTCGTCAATATCAACTGTTTGAATACCATGGGGATCCACAAGCTGAGAGAATAATTGTCCTCATGGGTTCAGGTTGTGAAACAGTCCATGAAACAGTGGACTATCTCAATCAACAGGGAGAAAAAGTGGGTGTGGTTAAAGTAAGACTATATAGACCTTTTGACACCCAGAGGTTTATTGATGCTCTACCAGAGACCACCCTAAGTATGGCAGTTTTAGATAGAACTAAGGAACCGGGAGCAATTGGTGAACCTCTATATATAGATGTTGTTACAGCATTAAGAGAAGCCCAACTCCATAAAATTCAGGTGGTAGGTGGTAGATATGGGTTATCATCAAAAGAATTTACACCTGCTATGGTAAAAGCTGTGTTTGACCATTTACTTCCCAGAGTCCCAAATCAGAATATATCTAATAATACATATCCTAAGAATCATTTTACTGTTGGTATCAGGGATGATGTGACCCATAGTAGTTTAGAATATGATCCTGAATTTAACATTGAAGCGGATAGTATTGTGAGAGCCATATTCTATGGTTTAGGTGCTGATGGTACAGTTGGTGCGAACAAAAACTCAATTAAAATTATTGGCGAGGAAACTGACAATTATGCCCAGGGTTACTTTGTCTATGATTCTAAAAAATCTGGCTCAGTTACCGTTTCTCATTTACGATTTGGTTCTCAACCAATTCGTGCCACTTATTTAATCACCAAGGCTAATTTCCTAGCTTGTCATCAATGGGAATTTGTGGAAAAATTTCCCCTGTTGAAAGACCTTGTTCCCGGTGGCACATTTCTCCTCAATTCCCCGTATAACCCAGAAGAAGTATGGGATAAATTACCCACCTCTTTGCAAGCAGAAATTATCAATAAACAAATCAAATTCTATGTAATTAATGCCTACAAAGTTGCCAGAGAATCAGGTATGGGTGGATATATTAACACCGTCATGCAGGTCTGTTTCTTTGCTGTTTCTGGTGTTTTGCCTAGGGAAGAAGCCATAGAAAAGATTAAAAAATCCATTCGCAAAACCTACGGTAAAAAGGGTGAAGAAATTGTGGCTATGAATATACAAGCAGTGGATAAAACCCTAGACAATTTACACCAAATTACCCCAAAAGCAGCATTAGCTACCTCCCCCCTAGAATCACCTATCCCCGATCATGCACCCATATTCGTTAAAGATGTGTTAAGCAAAATGATGGCTCGAGAAGGGGATGATTTACCAGTTAGTTGTTTACCTGTGGATGGTACATATCCCACGGGAACATCAAAATGGGAAAAACGCAACATTGCCCAGGAAATACCAGTTTGGGATCCCCAAGTTTGTATTCAATGTGGTAAATGTGTCATGGTGTGTCCTCATGGGGTAATTAGAAGTAAGGTTTATCAACCTGAAGAACTGGTAAATGCACCTCCTACTTTCAAAACCGCTAATGCTAAAGAACACCATTGGCATGAATTGAAATTTACCATTCAGGTTGCAGCAGAAGACTGTACAGGTTGTGCTTTGTG is a window encoding:
- the pgmB gene encoding beta-phosphoglucomutase; translation: MEKNQDFIYTDWILIETNFRPEQLHTRETIFTIGNGYLGIRGSFEEGYPCASPATFIHGVYDPIPPLYTEMANCPDCLPLVITIEGDRFGLDQGTILQYNRELDLRQGILSRSLQWRSPSGKTIDIYLERFASMADQHVLCQRCTLTFLDFDGRIELQSGINGYPENREFNHWERLDQGKLDQGFWLHSRNRQSRLDMGIAGKINLLGVEGHSQVNAAPSYPSISATFRCSPNQTITIEKIITLFTSRDVPDPLLAAKSKLYYLPDYVTLHNANQQEWNQIWQQSDILIEGDSKAAFAIRYNIFQMLTAVSHYDEKVTIPAKTISAFFYHSHVSWDTEIFILPFLIFTQPVIARNLLNYRYHVLATDLARSDEAYQKFMQTAMLGLEEIMGSTIDGIHGASAGAVWQTVVFAFGGIQFIDDQPVAYPHLPPGWTRLQFKLYWNGEWHNFDLHPGIVTQKKSRPIGGIISDLDGVLIDTCEYHYQSWQKLANEEKIPFNREINESLRGISDWDFLTSIIGDRQYSESQLREIMERRNRYYIQLIQNITPDNLLPGVKYLINDLRRVGLKIALGSSSKNARLLVEKLGIGEEIDSITDGYNVSKPKPAPDLFLFAAQQLGVIPRQCVVFEDGASGIDAALAAGMWVVGIGSPEKVGSAHIVVPNLVGTTWEKLQRKLQDLA
- a CDS encoding HetP family heterocyst commitment protein translates to MNYSTSSTSNFESPITPEELNHILTAISNGRYSWACVLILRSMGYNPLHYIPQRTYSRIAKENNSVVTTAISTPQEVLETINSHS
- the nifJ gene encoding pyruvate:ferredoxin (flavodoxin) oxidoreductase, whose product is MPENKGKNQIHGIIDGNEAVARVTYPLNEVIAIYPITPSSPMAESSDGWMSDNRPNVWGIVPTVVQLQSEGGVAGAVHGALQTGSLTTTFTASQGLMLMIPNMYKIAGELTSTVFHVAARSLAAQALSIFGDHSDVMATRSTGFAMLCAASVQEAQDLAVISTRTSLESRIPFLHFFDGFRTSHEVNKIEILTNEELKSFIPIELVIAHRKRALTPDNPVLRGTAQNPDVYFQARETVNPFYLACPDITQRVMDEFGQMTGRQYQLFEYHGDPQAERIIVLMGSGCETVHETVDYLNQQGEKVGVVKVRLYRPFDTQRFIDALPETTLSMAVLDRTKEPGAIGEPLYIDVVTALREAQLHKIQVVGGRYGLSSKEFTPAMVKAVFDHLLPRVPNQNISNNTYPKNHFTVGIRDDVTHSSLEYDPEFNIEADSIVRAIFYGLGADGTVGANKNSIKIIGEETDNYAQGYFVYDSKKSGSVTVSHLRFGSQPIRATYLITKANFLACHQWEFVEKFPLLKDLVPGGTFLLNSPYNPEEVWDKLPTSLQAEIINKQIKFYVINAYKVARESGMGGYINTVMQVCFFAVSGVLPREEAIEKIKKSIRKTYGKKGEEIVAMNIQAVDKTLDNLHQITPKAALATSPLESPIPDHAPIFVKDVLSKMMAREGDDLPVSCLPVDGTYPTGTSKWEKRNIAQEIPVWDPQVCIQCGKCVMVCPHGVIRSKVYQPEELVNAPPTFKTANAKEHHWHELKFTIQVAAEDCTGCALCVDVCPAKNKAQPKKKAINMAQQRPLREQERENWDFFLNLPNPDRRTLNLHHINQQQMQEPLFEFSGACAGCGETPYIKLVSQLFGDRMVVANATGCSSIYGGNLPTTPWTKNSQGRGPAWSNSLFEDNAEFGLGFRVSINKQQETAAYLLQQLASHIGENLVSEILNCEQKTEADIYEQRERVSVLKQRLEELGESEISNQIKNLQSLADYLVKKSVWIIGGDGWAYDIGYGGLDHVIASGTNVNILVLDTEVYSNTGGQMSKSTPKGAVAKFAAGGKAAAKKDLGLMAMNYGNVYVASVAMGARDEHTLRAFLEAEAYDGPSLIIAYSHCIAHGINMSTAMQNQKAAVDSGRWLLYRYHPERLLQGLNPLQLDSRHPRIPVENSMYMENRFKMLTKINPGRAKDLLQSAQEDVNTRWQMYQYLAARKFSEQQE